The Primulina huaijiensis isolate GDHJ02 chromosome 12, ASM1229523v2, whole genome shotgun sequence genome has a window encoding:
- the LOC140989540 gene encoding probable trehalose-phosphate phosphatase 2 isoform X1 — translation MVKENIRRLMGLQKRLSGVQTNGSSSNKRSETQHTGFGLEKPTADSYYISWLEEHPSALRCFHLMMSATKGKQIVLFLDYDGTLSPIVNDPNRAFMTDRMRSAVREVAKHFPTAIISGRSREKVYDFVKLDEVYYAGSHGMDIVGPPTNTKSYDDKYQINTLNEKGNEFTIYQPAKEYLPSIKKMVKELKRRTCDVPGAFVEDNRFCISVHYRHVLDEDYGMLEEIIQDVLSEYPCFHLTRGKKVMEIRPSIKWNKGDALVYLLDTLGFSDSTNVLPIYIGDDRTDEDAFKVLRSREEGFPIIVSSVPRQTSASYSLLDPSEVLSFLIHLARWAEAFP, via the exons ATGGTGAAGGAAAATATTCGGAGGCTAATGGGACTTCAGAAAAGGCTTTCTGGCGTCCAAACTAATGGGTCGAGCTCAAACAAAAGATCCGAAACACAGCACACTGGATTCGGTCTTGAAAAGCCCACCGCGGATTCCTATTATATTTCTTGGCTC GAGGAACATCCTTCAGCACTACGATGTTTTCATTTGATGATGAGCGCTACCAAAGGGAAGCAAATAGTCTTGTTTTTAGACTATGATGGCACTCTTTCACCCATTGTAAATGATCCTAACCGCGCGTTCATGACTGATCGG ATGCGGTCAGCTGTACGTGAAGTTGCCAAGCATTTCCCTACCGCTATAATTAGCGGTCGGAGTCGAGAGAAG GTTTATGATTTTGTTAAGTTAGATGAAGTTTACTATGCCGGGAGCCATGGCATGGATATAGTGGGACCTCCAACGAACACAAAATCTTACGATGACAAGTATCAGATAAATACACTAAATGAAAAGGGCAATGAATTTACTATTTACCAACCTGCTAAGGAGTATCTTCCCTCAATCAAAAAG ATGGTAAAAGAGCTTAAAAGGAGAACATGTGATGTACCAGGTGCTTTTGTAGAGGACAATAGGTTTTGTATTTCAGTGCATTATCGACATGTTTTAGATGAG GATTATGGTATGCTTGAGGAGATAATACAAGACGTACTTTCAGAgtatccttgttttcatctaaCACGGGGTAAGAAAGTTATGGAGATTAGGCCATCCATTAAATGGAACAAAGGTGATGCTCTAGTGTATTTGCTGGACACTCTAGGATTTTCTGATTCCACCAACGTCCTCCCAATTTACATTGGTGATGACAGAACTGATGAAGACGCGTTTAAG GTACTTCGAAGTAGAGAAGAAGGGTTTCCCATCATAGTATCATCTGTACCTAGACAAACATCTGCTTCATACTCATTACTCGATCCATCAGAAGTACTGTCATTTTTGATACACTTAGCCAGGTGGGCGGAGGCATTTCCCTGA
- the LOC140989540 gene encoding probable trehalose-phosphate phosphatase D isoform X2, whose amino-acid sequence MVKENIRRLMGLQKRLSGVQTNGSSSNKRSETQHTGFGLEKPTADSYYISWLEEHPSALRCFHLMMSATKGKQIVLFLDYDGTLSPIVNDPNRAFMTDRMRSAVREVAKHFPTAIISGRSREKVYDFVKLDEVYYAGSHGMDIVGPPTNTKSYDDKYQINTLNEKGNEFTIYQPAKEYLPSIKKDYGMLEEIIQDVLSEYPCFHLTRGKKVMEIRPSIKWNKGDALVYLLDTLGFSDSTNVLPIYIGDDRTDEDAFKVLRSREEGFPIIVSSVPRQTSASYSLLDPSEVLSFLIHLARWAEAFP is encoded by the exons ATGGTGAAGGAAAATATTCGGAGGCTAATGGGACTTCAGAAAAGGCTTTCTGGCGTCCAAACTAATGGGTCGAGCTCAAACAAAAGATCCGAAACACAGCACACTGGATTCGGTCTTGAAAAGCCCACCGCGGATTCCTATTATATTTCTTGGCTC GAGGAACATCCTTCAGCACTACGATGTTTTCATTTGATGATGAGCGCTACCAAAGGGAAGCAAATAGTCTTGTTTTTAGACTATGATGGCACTCTTTCACCCATTGTAAATGATCCTAACCGCGCGTTCATGACTGATCGG ATGCGGTCAGCTGTACGTGAAGTTGCCAAGCATTTCCCTACCGCTATAATTAGCGGTCGGAGTCGAGAGAAG GTTTATGATTTTGTTAAGTTAGATGAAGTTTACTATGCCGGGAGCCATGGCATGGATATAGTGGGACCTCCAACGAACACAAAATCTTACGATGACAAGTATCAGATAAATACACTAAATGAAAAGGGCAATGAATTTACTATTTACCAACCTGCTAAGGAGTATCTTCCCTCAATCAAAAAG GATTATGGTATGCTTGAGGAGATAATACAAGACGTACTTTCAGAgtatccttgttttcatctaaCACGGGGTAAGAAAGTTATGGAGATTAGGCCATCCATTAAATGGAACAAAGGTGATGCTCTAGTGTATTTGCTGGACACTCTAGGATTTTCTGATTCCACCAACGTCCTCCCAATTTACATTGGTGATGACAGAACTGATGAAGACGCGTTTAAG GTACTTCGAAGTAGAGAAGAAGGGTTTCCCATCATAGTATCATCTGTACCTAGACAAACATCTGCTTCATACTCATTACTCGATCCATCAGAAGTACTGTCATTTTTGATACACTTAGCCAGGTGGGCGGAGGCATTTCCCTGA